The DNA segment TCTGCACGAGGTAGAAGAACACCGACACCGGTATCGCTATCAGCACCGCGGTCGCGGCCATGTAGTTCCACTGCGCGTCGTGCTCGCTGACGAAGGTCTGCAGGCCGACCGCGAAGGTGTACTTGGAGTCGTCCAGCATGAAGGTCGTGGCGAACGCGACCTCGCCGACCGCCGTGATGAAGTTGTAGAACGCGGCGACGGCCAGGCCCGGCCGGGCCAGCGGCAGGATCAGCCGGAAGAAGGTGCCGAACGGGGTGAGCCCGTCCACCCGGCCCGCCTCGTCGATCTCGAAGGGGATGGTGTCGAAGTACCCCTTGAGCAGCCACGCGCTGTACGGCACGGCGGTGGAGCAGTTGATGAGGATCAGCGCCCAGTAGGTGTCGATCAGGCCCAGCTCGCCGAAGATCTCGTACATCGGCACGATCAGGATGGCGATCGGGAACGCCTGGGTGAGCAGCAGGACCCACATCAGCGGCTTGTAGCCGGGAAAGCGCATCCGGGAGACGGCGTAGCCGGTGGTGGCGGCGACGAAGACGCCGATGAAGGTGGTGCCGAGCGCCACGATCATCGTGGACTTGAACCAGTCGAAGAAGCCGGTGTGCTGGAGCACGAAGGCGTAGTTGGCGAAGCCCATCCGGCCGAAGATGCGGCCGGGGTGCAGGTAGTCGTCCTTCTCCGGGCCGAGCGACAGGAAGAACAGCCAGGCCACCGGGACCAGCGCGATCAGGCTCGCCAGGACCAGGCCGACGTGCAGCAGGACGGTGCCCAGCGGGCCGCGCTCGCCGCGCCGGCGGGTCGCGCGGGGCCGGGCGGCGGCCGGCGCGGCGGCGGTGAGGCCGAGTCCGGGTGCGGTCTCGGGGGGTGTCGTGGTGCTCATGGCGGCGGCTCCTGCGGCGTCAGACGGCGAGCTGGTCATTGCGCTTCAGCCAGCGGAAGTAGAAGGAGGTGAACACGGTCAGGATCGACAGCAGCAGTACGCCGTACGCGGCGGACTGCGCGAAGTCGCGCGGCTGCTGTCCGAAGCCGAGGAAGTAGGCCCAGGTGACGAGGATCTGGGCGTCCGGGGCGCCGGTCGGGCCGAACAGCAGGAAGATGATGGCGAACTGGTTGAAGGTCCAGATCACACCGAGCAGGACGACGGTGGAGCTGACCGAGCGCAGTCCGGGCAGGGTGACG comes from the Streptomyces seoulensis genome and includes:
- a CDS encoding sugar ABC transporter permease, translating into MSTTTPPETAPGLGLTAAAPAAARPRATRRRGERGPLGTVLLHVGLVLASLIALVPVAWLFFLSLGPEKDDYLHPGRIFGRMGFANYAFVLQHTGFFDWFKSTMIVALGTTFIGVFVAATTGYAVSRMRFPGYKPLMWVLLLTQAFPIAILIVPMYEIFGELGLIDTYWALILINCSTAVPYSAWLLKGYFDTIPFEIDEAGRVDGLTPFGTFFRLILPLARPGLAVAAFYNFITAVGEVAFATTFMLDDSKYTFAVGLQTFVSEHDAQWNYMAATAVLIAIPVSVFFYLVQKNLVTGLTAGGTKG